The Cylindrospermum stagnale PCC 7417 genome segment AAAAAGTAAAAATTAATGCCAGACTGATGGTAATTCGGATATTTAACTTAGGAATTGCTCTAACAGAAAAATAAATTAATTCTTTGGGTTTTGCTAATCCAAGGTCAATGGCTTGTAAATCTTTATCAATATCATCTGTAGGAACTATTATCGTATTTTCGATGTTGGCATAATCTACATTTAATCCAGATGTAAATTCGCCATTGCGTTGATAAGCGTAAAAATGGCGATTATTGGGTTTTTTAAAATTAATTAAACTTGCTTCCATTCTTTTTCACCGATTTTTATCGATTTATATGGCAAAAATTACTGTTCGGTTAAGCTAATTTATGCTGATTTTTGCAGTATTAGCACACACAGGACTTACTCTTGAGCGATTATCATTGCGAGTAGGGAGTAAACAAAGCTTATTTATCTCGAATTTGTTCAAGATATTGAACCATTTTTGCTGTATTGTCTGCTGTTTTGATTCCAGCAACTAAACCTTCAAGTCCAATTCGGATAAACAGTAGCCAAACTAGACCAATTAACGGAGATAAAATCAAGGAAGATAAACCTTTGACAAAACCTTGAGAAAAACTACCAATGACAATGCTTAAAATCGCTAAACCTGCCAGAAAAATCACAATTCCGTAAACAATGCCGATCACTTTAGGAGCGACAAATCTAGAGAAAGAAAAGTCAAATAATGAACCAAAAAATCCTTTGTTGTCCATAGTTTTGTACCTGGTGAATGTTGATTAAACAGAACTTACGCACAGTACTGCAATGGTGTGAGATTCTTTCCTGCGGTCAGAATGACAGAAATGCGTTCCCTGTGCCTAAGTCCTGTTCGAGTTAAATGGCTCTACCGTAGTTGGTTTTAGCAGCTACAACTTATCTACCCAACCGTTGTTAGTCAGAAACAAAGTTATTTCTTGCTCAGGTGGATTATCTTTAGTTTCTAATATTTTATTAAGTTCACTAATTGTTGCTTGCACTTCTGGATCTTCAACCCATTTACCAATGGTTTTAAATTTGTACGTATATTTAACGCTTGACATTTGCGGAGCGCCAGGATAACTCTGTGGTGGAGTAAAATTTATGATTTTGTCAACCTCCGCTTCGCCAATACAAAATCTTCCTGATGGTTGGTTATAAAATTTTTGTCCCTCTGGTGTGAGGGAGTATTCAATTGAAGGTGAACCGGGTGTAATTTCTTTGCTAGATAACAAGCCAACTTTTACCAAAGAATCAAGTGGCTTGATGGAGTTAGCGGTTCTTTTGTCTACTGTAACAGGAAACGGAAACAAAAACACTAAAAAACATCCGACTTTTTGTTTAGCTAAGATTGTGTTGATAGCCTGTTTAAAATTACCCTCATTAGCATCTTTAGGATTACTGCAACCTGACAAAATTAAACTTAAGCCGGTGAGAGTTAACACAATCATGCTAATCATTTTCGTTTTCATCTTGAACCTCAAATTATGTATAGGTTTTCATCGCGGCACTTTTGCAAATAACTTTGCCAGTCTATTTTGTATGCTTATGAGATGAAGCTTTAGTGAAACTTCCTCAGAGGATGTCTGATTCGTATCAAAATTGATCGAGATCCCCCCAACCCCCCTTGCAAAGGGGGGCAAAAACTTCTTAAAGTCCCCCAAGGATTGGGGAGCCAGCGCTGTCTTGGGGGTCTTACCCATGAGCGACTGGCGTGGATTTAGGGGGATATACTTATGTTTGATTTATCACAAACAACTTTTCAGAACTCCTCTCACAAGCAATATGTAGAACTATCTTTTTCTATTGTTTGTCCGAACAGGTTTAGAATTATTTGGACAAGTACAATTACCGTTATTGCTACCAGTTGTACCTGTTGATGTCTTAGATTGAGATGTGATAGTACCGATATTAGCAATAGTTATTCTTTTTTTTGATTTGGCAGCAGATTTAATAGGATCTCTATAACCCAAATCGAGAGCAGCTAATTCATTAACTGGTTCTGGTATATCAAAACTGAATGTTATTTTGGTTGGAATTCCAGAAGAAAAATCATGTTTAATATTTCTTACATAATCACCATTAGTTATATAAGTTCCCATTTGTATAACTGTGGCAGCATATACAGTACCAGAGGAATCGATAGCATTTGTAAATGGTCCTTGAGTAGTTGTGTTTGAAGCTTCAAATGAAAGGACTGCGGGTGTATTTCCTATATTCGTGATCAAAACATCGCAAGATACTTTTTTATTGTTAATTCTCCGACAACCACGGGATTCAAATTTAAGATTGTATTCTTCATCAATCGATTGAGCGATTAATAATTTGTCTGATGATTTTTGTGTGATATCTGGTGTTACAGGAATAGCTAATGCAGTGGTAGATGTCACACCACAAGAAATTGTGATAGTTGCAGTGATGAAGTTCCTCAATAAAGATTTTGACAACAGATTCTTACTAAAGTTGTGTAACTTTAAGCTCATATCTTCTCCTGGTATGTGGTATTTTTTGTTGTGTTAAGTACCGCAGTATCCCTGTGCAGTTATTCAGCCATCAGCGGTTGGGTGAAGAGTTCCTCATTTGGTTACAAAACTTTATAAAGTTAGCGTAAAGCCTGATTTTTTATAGATGGGTTGAAAACTTTACCGTGCTTACCTTACAGCCATTATCTGATGAATAATTTTCATGAAGTACTCAAGAAACTGATTATCGATGCTTGTCGTCATCCTCCCAAAAGCTGGGAACGTCAGGAAGCTTTAACGCAAATCATTCGCTTGGTGATGCAGTCTGGTAAATTGTGGCAGGAGAACACACCGTATTATGAAGATGCACAGCAACAAATGTGGTTGTATTTTTGCCGTAATGTTTGCGAAGCGACTACGACGGAACAACCCTATGACCCTACGCGCAGTAGTTTGGTGACTTGGCTAGATAATTACCTGAAAAGACGTCTGCAAGATTTTTGGATAGAGGAACAGGTTGAGAAAACTAGAACGGTTCCCCGGTTTACAGTAGAGGGGAAAACAACTGACCCTTTAGCAAATATCCCTGCACCCTCACTGCATTCACCC includes the following:
- a CDS encoding DUF4282 domain-containing protein, which encodes MDNKGFFGSLFDFSFSRFVAPKVIGIVYGIVIFLAGLAILSIVIGSFSQGFVKGLSSLILSPLIGLVWLLFIRIGLEGLVAGIKTADNTAKMVQYLEQIRDK